GGGCTGCGCGCAGGCGCTCAAGGGCCAGGGCGCGCGCGTGATCATCACCGAGATCGATCCCATCTGCGCCCTGCAGGCGGCGATGGAAGGCTACCAGGTCACCACGCTCGACGCGGTGCTGGAGTCGGCCGACATCTTCATCACGGCCACCGGCAACAAGGACATCATCACGGTGGACGACATGGCCCGCATGAAGGACAAGGCCATCGTCGGCAACATCGGCCACTTCGACAACGAGATCGACATGGCCGGCCTCAAGAAGCGCGGCGGCATCGAGCGCATCAACATCAAGCCGCAGTACGACGAGTTCGTTTTCCCCGACGGGCACAGCGTGATGATGCTGGCCGAGGGCCGCCTGCTGAACCTGGGCTGCGCCACGGGCCACCCCTCGTTCGTGATGAGCGCCAGCTTCACCAACCAGGTGATGGCGCAGATCGAGCTGCACACCAACAACTCGGCGTACGAGAAGAAGGTGTACGTGCTTCCCAAGAAGCTCGACGAAAAGGTGGCGCGCCTGCACCTGGACAAGCTGGGCGTAAAGCTCACCGAGCTGTCGCCCAAGCAGGCCGAGTACATCGGCGTGCCGGTGGAAGGCCCCTACAAGCCGGACCACTACCGGTACTAAGCGGGAACTGCCCAGAGCAGGTCCAGATGGAAAAACGGATCGGCGGCCAATCTGGCCGCCGATCCGTTTTTCCTGCTCGCTGAGTATCGTAGCCATCCCAGGTCAGGGGAAGGTGATCTTTCCTCCCATGCAGGCCTCTTCGCTGGTCAAGATCGGCAGCTTTTCGGTGGAACGCGAGGTCTGATCGCTGGCGGCTTGGCGTTTCACAGCTATGGGCGCGGGTAGCTTCTTGCCGGGGAATTCCAATGTGGATTTCCCTTTAGTGCGGAGCAGTCGGTACAGCCACTTGAAGTCGTCGTCGACATCCGGCACGTCTGGCCGGGCAATGTTGTTCCAGCCGAGGGGGTTGTCGCAGCAAAGGTTGCCCATCACGACAGTCACTTCCTCTCCGGCGGCGAACGGCCCCAGGTCGAATTCGGCCTCAATGTTTGAACCATCGAAGTCGGTGATCCTGATGGTCAGACAGTCCTCGTCGATGTGGCGGATCCAACATATGTCCGAACCGAAATCACCCTGGTACTCATTGCCGTTCGTATTCAGGATGGGTGGAATCACCCACTTCCGTCGGGGGCTGGACTCGAAGCGGCCGCCACGCAGCTTGGCCCGCATGAGCAGCGCGGGAGGGGGGGCGGCTTCCAGAACGTTGTCCAGGAGTTCCACCGCGAACTTCTGGCCCTTGGGAGCGATGCGGGCGAAGTCCGGGTACGCCAGTTCCGGAAGGTCGTGGATGGGCTCGGCCTCCACGCCAGCGAACTCCACGACCTGCCGATCGAAGCGATGAACGAGTTCGTACTTCGGATCGTCCTTCCCCGTCCTGCGTGGGAATCGCCGATCCAGTTGGGCCAAGTCTAGGCGGAGGAAGCCGATATGAGGTTGCGCGTCATCCTCGTCCAGGTGCTTGGGTGGACTCGGGTGTTTGGATGCCCGAGCGTCAGGCATCAGGACAGTAACTTCCTGGGTAACCGCGGGCGTGACGGTTGAATCCGTGTGTACGACGAACAGGCAAGGCCCCGCGAACTCGACGCGAAGTTCGAACGCCATCGTGGCTCCCTTCAATGGAGGTTTTCCTACGACTACGGACCGGTGTATACGAAGGCCGCCCAGGCTCGCGGGACCCGCAACTCGGGCCGCGTGGACCGCAGTCCCTCAAGTTGCGCCAAGCGGAGGGCCTCCGGTGCGGGCGTCCCTGCGGCGAGCAGACGATGGAAGCGAACGACCAACTCCACGCTGGCCCCGTCGTCCACGTCCCAGAGCGTGCTGACCGTTGCAGGTGCCCCCGCGCGGAGGAAGCTGAAGGCCAGCCCGGCGACTGCACCCGTGCGGCTCGCCCGCGGGCTTAGCGAGCTGCAGGCCGACAGCACGACGACCTGTATGTTAGAGAGACGCATCCGGCCGATTTCCCACGCGCGCAGGGTTCCGGGGCGTCCCGGCTGGTCGGGGGCGAGGGCAAGGTACGACTGTTCGGGCTGCTCCGGGTTGAAGACGGCGTGGCCGGCAAAGTGGAAGACGCCGGACGCGGGCAGCCCGTCCAGCACCCTCGCCCGCCGAGCGTGGCCGCGGCTGAGGAGCACGCTTTCCGGATAGAGCCCGGCGACGATCTGCGCTTCGCGGGCCGCGCTCGGCAGCGTGGGCAGGGCACCGGTTTCCAGATCGTCTTCGAGGCTGGGATTCCCGATGACCAGAGCTCGCCGGCGGCCGACCGTGCCGGAACGCCGGGCCGAAGCCGCGAGGTAGAAGCCGGCACTGGGGACGGTGCGGATCGCATACCGTTCCACCAGGTAGCGCGCATCGGCAGGGTCCACGAGCGCGGCGAAGGCCAGCCGGTTCAACTCCCTGTCGGGAACCACGGTAAGCTGGCGAATCCCCTCCAACTCGCGCGCGAACGGCCGGATGAGCAACTCGAAAAGGCGTGTGCGCGCATCTCCGGCGGGGGATGCGGCACCGGCGTCTCGCAGGAACGCATCCACCAGGGCCGCGACGGAGTCCCGCGAAACCGCGACAGCGTAGTGCCTCGTCTCGCGCCAGGTCGCCGTCCAGATGACGAGCCGATCCCGCAGCAACGCGTACTCCACGAAAAGCATGTCATCCGGAAGTGACGCCGCCACCCGCGCCAAGCTGGTCGCAGCCCGTTCCGCGCCCGGCGAACCGGCGCCGCGCCCGCCTCTAGGCCAAGCCTGGACTCGTCCGTGCTCCAGGACATCGAACGCCGCTTCCGCCCGATGTTCTTCCAGCTCGAGCTCGATGACGGCGTCGAACACGTTCTCGACCGTCTCGTAGAACGTTGTTCGGGATTCCGTTCCCCGGAACGAGGCCTGCTGCCTGTCGATGTAGTCGATGGCCCGGTGCAGCCACTGGCGCGCCTGCTCCCGGCCGCCCGTAGACCTCGCGGCCGTGGCTGCCTCGTACAGCGCGGTCGGCAGCAGAAGGTCTGTCTCGAAGCCGGCGTAGGTATCCACGGCACCGGCCAGGATCGGCAGCGCCGCCCGAGCGTCCCTTTGCCGTATCAGCTGGCCCAGCGTCAGGACGACGCGGGCGCGCACCCGGTCTCCCCCGCGATCCCCGGGGATGGAGTCGGCCCACCGTAGCGCTTCGTTCAGCACCGCATCCGCGGCTTGACGCCGGCCGGTCGCCATCAGGTCGCGGGCACGGGAGCAGAGGGCCAGGGCCAGGGTCGTGGGCTTTGCGATGCCTCGGGCCACCCCCACCAGCTCGTCGGTGAAGCCGAGCGCCGCATGGCTGAGCCCCGCATCGCGTGAGAACGACGCCACGATTGCGAGATGATTGTTCAAGAACCCGGAGCGACGGAATGGGGTGAGAATCCGTAGCGCACGATAGGCTTCGGCGCTGGCTTCCTCCTCCCGCCCGGCCAGCGCGAATGCTTCGGCCAGGAGCACGGCCACCGCGCCCTCGTTCTCGGTTTCGCCCGCCTTCGCGATCGAGGGTTTCGCCTCGTGATAACGATGGATCGCCTCGTCGTAGTTGCCGCGCCGCAGTTGGCTGAGGCCAAGAGCCCACACGGCTTTCCCCCCGAGTGCCGGCTCGTCGGGTCCTGCCTCCGAAACGAGGCGCGCGAAGATCCGGTCCCCCATCTCGTACTCGTTCTCGCTCACCTCCGAAGCGGCACGGTAGAACGCCGCCCAGCGCGCTGCGGGCGTGTTGGCGTCCCGCAGGAGCCGTTCGGACCGCCGTAGTGCGTCCAGGGCGCGGCGAAACCGCCGTGCCTCGTAAAGCTGCCGGCCCTCCTCCAGTGCGACGTGCCCCCGGGCCAGTGCGTGGAGGCGAGTGGAATCTCCAGCGGCGTCGTCGATCACCCCGACCGCTAGCGCAACGCTTCCGTCCAGTTCCATGGACCGCGCCGCGCCCCCAATCTCACGCGCCACCGTGAGGAGAGCGGCCGCACGTGCCTGGTCGTCGTCGATGATCGCGGTTCCCCAGGCCCCGAGGAGCGGAAAACCGAACTCGCGCGCGGCCTGGGGAGACTGTCGGACCCGCGCGGCGATCCTGGTCCGGGTCACGGAATCGATGCGTGAGGGCGGGGAGCGGAGGTACGATGTCCACGACACCGCGTCGGCCACCTGCCCGATCGCGCCTGCGTAGGCCTCGGCCTCCGCTCGCCAATGGGGATCCCTCTCGGCGGCCAGGTACTGTCTCCAGGCACGCTCGGCACTGTCTACCAGGTAAAGGCGCTGGAGAATGAGTGCCTGATTGAAAAGAATGGCCGGGTGCGTGGAAT
This is a stretch of genomic DNA from Longimicrobium sp.. It encodes these proteins:
- a CDS encoding CHAT domain-containing protein: MRETLPSWRCGLLGAALVAAFSWFSAAADDATASDRLTNTLLRERFTSGRLASQDAWQPCITADTAALVPDMKCSGPPRPGTRRFVRIDAAGRATRQLRSASSPAAIRAGALLDLRWADITPSAVDRAVESLERARRAAPDDVAVLNDLAVAYLELGERDQQLMPMLRALDAIGRAFERDSTHPAILFNQALILQRLYLVDSAERAWRQYLAAERDPHWRAEAEAYAGAIGQVADAVSWTSYLRSPPSRIDSVTRTRIAARVRQSPQAAREFGFPLLGAWGTAIIDDDQARAAALLTVAREIGGAARSMELDGSVALAVGVIDDAAGDSTRLHALARGHVALEEGRQLYEARRFRRALDALRRSERLLRDANTPAARWAAFYRAASEVSENEYEMGDRIFARLVSEAGPDEPALGGKAVWALGLSQLRRGNYDEAIHRYHEAKPSIAKAGETENEGAVAVLLAEAFALAGREEEASAEAYRALRILTPFRRSGFLNNHLAIVASFSRDAGLSHAALGFTDELVGVARGIAKPTTLALALCSRARDLMATGRRQAADAVLNEALRWADSIPGDRGGDRVRARVVLTLGQLIRQRDARAALPILAGAVDTYAGFETDLLLPTALYEAATAARSTGGREQARQWLHRAIDYIDRQQASFRGTESRTTFYETVENVFDAVIELELEEHRAEAAFDVLEHGRVQAWPRGGRGAGSPGAERAATSLARVAASLPDDMLFVEYALLRDRLVIWTATWRETRHYAVAVSRDSVAALVDAFLRDAGAASPAGDARTRLFELLIRPFARELEGIRQLTVVPDRELNRLAFAALVDPADARYLVERYAIRTVPSAGFYLAASARRSGTVGRRRALVIGNPSLEDDLETGALPTLPSAAREAQIVAGLYPESVLLSRGHARRARVLDGLPASGVFHFAGHAVFNPEQPEQSYLALAPDQPGRPGTLRAWEIGRMRLSNIQVVVLSACSSLSPRASRTGAVAGLAFSFLRAGAPATVSTLWDVDDGASVELVVRFHRLLAAGTPAPEALRLAQLEGLRSTRPELRVPRAWAAFVYTGP